A window from Paenibacillus antri encodes these proteins:
- a CDS encoding carbohydrate ABC transporter permease, translated as MVQQRKLHSMTFVDLVINFIMILVVLICIVPFIYMLAMSLSSPSAIVNNQVSLWPVGFNVQAYIQIFTYPNFFRAYGNTLYYTVAGTLIALFMTTLFAYALSKSFLKGQRIVMKLVVFSMFFSGGLIPTYLLISNLHLTGTAWAMLLPFAINQFNLIILINFFRAVPSEIEEAAIIDGLDYFGILRQIIVPLSTPALATIGLYTAVFFWNDWFNGLIYLNTSQYPVMLFLRNIVNGTTMVGDGAGSADKSTIAMSIKSAVIITSTLPIIILYPLLQRFFVAGLIVGSVKG; from the coding sequence GTGGTCCAGCAACGAAAGCTTCATTCCATGACGTTCGTCGACCTGGTCATCAATTTTATCATGATTTTGGTCGTCCTGATTTGCATCGTGCCTTTCATCTACATGCTGGCGATGTCCTTGTCCAGCCCGTCCGCGATCGTCAATAACCAAGTGTCGCTATGGCCGGTGGGCTTTAACGTCCAAGCGTATATTCAAATTTTCACGTATCCGAACTTCTTCCGGGCGTATGGAAATACGTTGTATTACACCGTGGCGGGCACGTTGATCGCCCTGTTCATGACGACACTCTTCGCCTATGCGTTGTCCAAGAGTTTCCTGAAGGGACAGCGAATCGTCATGAAGCTGGTCGTATTCTCCATGTTTTTCTCGGGAGGACTTATCCCGACCTACTTGCTCATTTCGAACCTGCATCTGACCGGCACGGCGTGGGCGATGCTGCTGCCGTTCGCGATCAACCAGTTCAACCTGATCATTCTGATCAACTTCTTCCGGGCCGTCCCTTCGGAAATCGAAGAGGCCGCCATTATCGACGGTTTGGATTACTTCGGCATCTTGCGCCAGATCATCGTGCCGCTGTCCACGCCCGCGCTGGCGACCATCGGCTTGTACACGGCCGTCTTCTTCTGGAACGACTGGTTTAACGGCTTGATCTACTTGAATACGAGTCAGTACCCGGTCATGCTGTTCCTGCGCAATATCGTCAACGGGACGACTATGGTCGGCGACGGCGCCGGTTCGGCGGACAAGAGCACGATCGCCATGTCGATCAAGTCAGCGGTCATCATCACCTCCACCTTGCCGATCATCATTCTGTACCCTCTGCTGCAGCGCTTCTTCGTAGCGGGACTGATCGTAGGATCGGTCAAGGGCTAG
- a CDS encoding carbohydrate ABC transporter permease codes for MLAVTKKNRDFHRISPVGNAIFHAIAGLFTFACVFPFVFVIIISFTDESTLARNGYSLFPEKWSLEAYRYILLTGEQLFRSYGVTIFVTVVGTIVSMVFIALFAYAISRKSFKYRNFFSFLAFFTMLFNGGLVPTYIVVTQLLDLKDTVWALILPMAVNAFYIMIMRTFFVTSVPDAIIESGKIDGASEFRIFTTLVLPLSLPGLATIGLFSTLGYWNDWFNALLYIDDPGLVPLQSMLMRIENSMSFLLQNTSNASINAGILQSLPQDTSRMAMVVLATGPIVLAYPFFQRYFIQGLTIGAVKE; via the coding sequence ATGTTGGCCGTAACCAAAAAAAACCGCGATTTCCACCGGATCTCTCCCGTGGGGAATGCCATCTTCCATGCGATCGCCGGATTGTTCACCTTCGCGTGCGTATTCCCCTTCGTGTTCGTCATCATCATTTCCTTCACGGACGAGAGCACATTGGCTAGGAACGGATACTCGCTGTTTCCGGAGAAATGGAGTTTGGAAGCGTACCGTTATATTTTGTTGACCGGGGAACAGCTGTTCAGATCTTACGGAGTGACGATCTTCGTGACCGTCGTAGGCACGATCGTCAGCATGGTGTTCATCGCCTTGTTCGCGTATGCGATCTCGAGGAAGAGCTTTAAATACCGAAACTTCTTTTCGTTCTTGGCTTTCTTCACGATGCTGTTCAACGGCGGCTTGGTGCCGACTTACATCGTCGTCACGCAGTTGTTGGACTTGAAGGATACGGTGTGGGCGCTCATCCTTCCGATGGCGGTCAACGCCTTTTATATCATGATCATGCGTACGTTCTTCGTGACGTCGGTGCCGGATGCGATTATCGAGTCCGGGAAAATCGACGGGGCGAGCGAGTTCCGCATTTTCACCACTCTGGTCCTTCCGTTGTCGCTCCCGGGTCTGGCTACGATCGGATTGTTCAGCACGCTGGGATACTGGAACGATTGGTTCAACGCCCTGCTGTACATCGACGATCCGGGCCTCGTGCCGCTGCAATCGATGCTGATGCGGATCGAAAACAGCATGTCGTTCCTGCTTCAGAACACGTCCAACGCGTCGATCAACGCCGGGATTCTCCAATCGCTGCCGCAGGATACGTCTCGGATGGCGATGGTCGTGCTGGCGACCGGACCGATCGTGCTCGCCTACCCGTTCTTCCAGCGGTATTTCATTCAAGGCTTGACGATCGGCGCGGTGAAAGAATAA
- the murQ gene encoding N-acetylmuramic acid 6-phosphate etherase, with product MTSYFAKLTTEKINPATQFIDECETRDMLMLINDEDQLVPLAVRKEIESIAAAVDRIYESLKDGGRMFYVGAGSSGRLGVLDASECPPTYGTAPELVQAYIAGGDGALRTAVEGCEDDADAGARLMDEKGVTSKDVVVGITASGSTPYVLGAVRRAKELGAGTVGVTTNPHTRIGEACDICIAPVVGPEVVAGSTRMKSGTAQKLVLNMLTTGVMIKLGKVYNNLMVDLRASNTKLYDRSIRMVRTSTGASEERAVEALEQANMHVKTAILMIETGANAGEAADLLLRHDGRLKAAIRAAKGALPPAKAE from the coding sequence ATGACTTCGTACTTCGCGAAATTGACGACCGAGAAGATCAACCCCGCTACGCAATTTATCGACGAGTGCGAAACCCGGGATATGCTCATGCTGATCAACGACGAGGACCAGCTCGTCCCCCTCGCGGTCCGCAAGGAGATCGAATCGATCGCAGCGGCGGTAGACCGAATCTATGAATCCCTCAAAGACGGCGGCCGAATGTTTTACGTCGGGGCCGGCTCCTCCGGGCGTCTCGGCGTCCTGGACGCGAGCGAATGCCCGCCGACGTACGGCACGGCGCCGGAGCTGGTGCAGGCGTACATCGCCGGCGGGGACGGCGCGCTGCGCACGGCCGTGGAAGGCTGCGAGGACGACGCGGACGCCGGCGCGCGGCTGATGGACGAGAAGGGCGTCACGTCCAAGGACGTGGTCGTCGGCATCACCGCCAGCGGCTCCACCCCTTACGTCCTGGGCGCCGTCCGCCGCGCGAAGGAGCTCGGCGCCGGCACCGTCGGCGTCACGACGAATCCGCACACCCGCATCGGCGAAGCGTGCGACATCTGCATCGCGCCGGTGGTCGGCCCCGAAGTCGTCGCCGGTTCCACCCGGATGAAGAGCGGCACCGCGCAGAAGCTCGTGCTCAACATGCTGACGACCGGCGTCATGATCAAGCTGGGGAAAGTATATAACAACCTGATGGTCGACCTCCGGGCAAGCAATACGAAGCTGTACGACCGCTCGATCCGCATGGTGCGCACGAGCACCGGCGCCTCGGAAGAGCGAGCGGTCGAAGCGTTGGAGCAAGCCAATATGCACGTCAAGACGGCGATTCTCATGATCGAAACCGGCGCGAACGCCGGGGAAGCCGCCGACCTGCTGCTGCGTCACGACGGCCGGCTGAAGGCGGCGATCCGCGCCGCGAAGGGCGCATTGCCACCCGCCAAGGCGGAATGA
- a CDS encoding ABC transporter permease: MSAVRRLFKDLNANKAMLLMVLPATVWFLIFSYLPMAGLVIAFKEYRYSRDGFLASILNSAWVGFENFKFLFSTNDAWIITRNTVLYNVVFIVLGLLLAVGMAIVLSEIVNKKLAKVYQTGMFLPHFLSWVIVGYFVFSFLSFDRGVLNQLMEALGLERTQWYADPEPWPIIIVLVNLWKSVGYSSVIYLAAITGFDKSLYEAAMIDGANKWQQIRRITIPLLIPIMTIMTLLNIGRIFYADFGLFFQVPRDSGALYSVTNVIDTYVYRGLTTTGEIGMSTAAGFYQSIIGFLLVITSNYIVRKINKDNALF, from the coding sequence ATGAGTGCCGTCAGGCGATTATTCAAGGATTTAAACGCAAACAAAGCGATGCTGTTGATGGTGCTGCCTGCGACGGTATGGTTTTTGATTTTTTCTTATTTGCCGATGGCCGGCTTGGTCATCGCATTTAAGGAGTACCGTTATTCCAGAGACGGATTTCTTGCCAGCATTCTTAACAGCGCTTGGGTAGGGTTCGAGAATTTCAAGTTTTTATTCAGCACGAACGATGCATGGATCATTACCAGGAACACGGTGCTTTATAACGTGGTCTTTATTGTCCTCGGTTTGTTGTTAGCCGTCGGGATGGCCATCGTGTTGTCGGAAATCGTCAACAAAAAATTAGCGAAGGTGTACCAAACCGGCATGTTTTTGCCACACTTCTTATCATGGGTCATCGTCGGCTACTTCGTTTTCAGTTTCCTTAGCTTCGACCGAGGCGTCTTGAATCAGCTCATGGAAGCGCTCGGTCTCGAACGGACGCAGTGGTATGCGGACCCCGAGCCTTGGCCGATCATCATCGTGTTGGTCAACCTATGGAAATCGGTAGGGTACAGCAGCGTGATTTATTTGGCGGCCATTACCGGCTTCGACAAGTCTCTGTATGAAGCGGCCATGATCGACGGCGCCAACAAGTGGCAGCAAATCCGAAGGATTACGATCCCCTTGCTTATTCCGATCATGACGATTATGACGCTGCTCAATATCGGCAGGATCTTCTATGCGGACTTCGGGCTGTTCTTCCAAGTGCCGAGAGATTCCGGGGCGTTGTATTCCGTTACGAACGTTATCGATACGTATGTGTACAGAGGCTTGACCACGACCGGAGAAATCGGCATGAGCACGGCCGCAGGCTTCTATCAGTCGATCATCGGCTTCCTCTTGGTCATCACGTCTAACTATATCGTCCGCAAAATCAATAAAGATAATGCGCTGTTTTAA
- a CDS encoding alpha-mannosidase, with product MTAQRTAHLVSHTHWDREWYLPYERHHVRLIQLMDDLFETLRTDPDYKSFHLDGQTIILEDYLQVRPERKEELERWIREGRIRIGPWYILQDAFLTSSEANLRNLLIGHQDARRYGAIEKVGYFPDTFGNIGQAPQIMKQAGIDNAVFGRGVKPTGFNNTVADGDYESSFSELIWEGPDGSQVLGLLFANWYSNGNEVPASPEEAKAYWDRKLADAEKYASTGQLLFMNGCDHQPVQKDLSAALRLARELYPDTAFVHSSFEEYLAALKRSLPERLSVVKGELRSQRTDGWGTLVNTASARVYLKQMNQTGQAMLEKVAEPLAAFAALLGKPYPHHLFTYAWKTLMQNHPHDSICGCSVDEVHREMIARFDKSRHVAEAIAEESKRYVAEAVDTSGFATFGADAVPFVVFNTTGWARSGAVEVELELERLYYRDGVPQAEMIRRMKSVELADRRLVNASGEAIPFEMEDLGVRFGYDLPDDKFRQPYWARKAKVTFEAASVPALGVAAYALVRSKEAAGASSSDSLLRGDRSMENDRLRVEIGDDGALRVTDKTTGRTYSDLCVYEDTGDIGNEYMYKQPNGEAGLTTKGLSATIRTVLDRPDRATIEIVHDWHVPASADERFEEEMREAVYFPDRQAGRVERTVPLTIRTRVSLGRYGKGVEIETSFTNRAKDHRVRALFPTDLSTKRHRADSIFEVAARDNEPSAEWTNPSYCHHQQAFVDVSDERGGLTIANLGLHEYEIARDGRNTIAVTLLRSVAELGDWGVFPTPEAQCLGDHAFRLEIIPHAGDGARTGAYAEAYQFQAPWTVCQTGVHPGAVASGYAPIRWEGDGVAFSSLKFSEDSGDATVRWYNLTGEASDVALDLGQGVEQAYKSDVLERVGDIVVTDAEGRCTLSIGPCEIMTIGFHKK from the coding sequence ATGACCGCGCAACGAACCGCGCATCTCGTATCCCATACGCACTGGGATCGGGAATGGTACTTGCCTTACGAGAGGCATCATGTTCGATTGATTCAATTGATGGACGACTTATTCGAGACGCTTCGAACCGATCCGGACTATAAGAGCTTCCACCTGGACGGGCAGACGATTATCTTGGAAGACTATCTGCAGGTTCGCCCCGAGCGGAAGGAAGAGCTCGAACGTTGGATTCGCGAAGGGCGGATCCGCATCGGTCCTTGGTACATCTTGCAGGACGCGTTCCTGACGAGCTCCGAGGCGAACTTGCGCAATCTGCTGATCGGGCATCAAGACGCCCGCCGGTACGGCGCGATCGAGAAGGTCGGCTACTTCCCGGACACGTTCGGGAACATCGGGCAAGCGCCGCAAATCATGAAGCAAGCGGGGATCGACAACGCGGTATTCGGCCGGGGCGTGAAGCCGACGGGCTTTAACAACACGGTGGCGGACGGCGATTACGAATCCTCCTTCTCGGAGTTGATCTGGGAAGGTCCGGACGGCTCGCAAGTATTGGGGTTGTTGTTCGCCAACTGGTACAGCAACGGGAACGAGGTTCCGGCGTCTCCGGAAGAGGCGAAGGCGTATTGGGATCGAAAACTGGCCGACGCGGAGAAATATGCGTCGACCGGGCAGCTGCTGTTCATGAACGGCTGCGATCACCAGCCGGTTCAGAAGGATTTATCGGCGGCGCTCCGACTCGCCCGCGAGCTGTATCCGGATACGGCGTTCGTCCATTCGTCCTTCGAGGAATATTTGGCGGCGCTCAAGCGGTCGCTGCCGGAACGGTTGTCCGTCGTCAAGGGCGAGCTTCGCAGCCAGCGCACGGACGGCTGGGGAACGCTCGTGAACACGGCTTCCGCAAGGGTGTATTTGAAGCAGATGAACCAGACGGGTCAAGCGATGCTGGAGAAGGTGGCCGAGCCGCTCGCCGCGTTCGCCGCTTTGCTCGGGAAGCCGTATCCGCATCATCTGTTCACGTATGCGTGGAAGACGCTGATGCAAAATCACCCGCACGACAGCATCTGCGGCTGCAGCGTGGACGAGGTTCATCGGGAGATGATCGCCCGCTTCGACAAGAGCCGGCATGTGGCCGAAGCGATCGCGGAGGAGAGCAAGCGTTACGTCGCCGAAGCGGTCGACACGTCCGGCTTCGCGACGTTCGGCGCCGACGCGGTGCCGTTCGTCGTGTTCAACACGACGGGATGGGCGCGCAGCGGCGCCGTCGAGGTCGAGCTCGAGCTCGAGCGGCTGTATTACCGGGACGGGGTCCCGCAGGCTGAGATGATCCGGCGAATGAAGTCGGTCGAGCTTGCGGACCGCCGGCTGGTGAACGCCTCCGGAGAGGCGATCCCGTTCGAGATGGAGGATCTCGGGGTTCGCTTCGGATACGACCTGCCGGACGATAAGTTCCGTCAGCCGTACTGGGCGCGCAAGGCGAAGGTTACGTTCGAAGCCGCGAGCGTGCCGGCCCTCGGGGTCGCGGCATATGCGCTCGTGCGGTCGAAGGAAGCCGCCGGGGCGTCGTCGTCGGATTCCTTGCTGCGGGGCGATCGTTCGATGGAGAACGATCGGCTCCGCGTCGAGATCGGCGACGACGGCGCGCTGCGGGTGACGGACAAGACGACCGGCCGGACGTATTCCGACCTATGCGTGTACGAAGACACCGGAGATATCGGGAACGAATACATGTACAAGCAGCCTAACGGAGAAGCGGGCCTTACGACCAAGGGGCTGTCCGCAACGATCCGGACGGTCTTGGATCGGCCGGATCGCGCGACGATCGAGATCGTCCACGACTGGCATGTGCCGGCTTCGGCGGACGAGCGCTTCGAAGAGGAGATGCGGGAAGCCGTCTATTTCCCCGATCGGCAAGCGGGGCGAGTCGAGCGGACGGTGCCCCTTACGATTCGCACGCGGGTGAGCTTGGGCCGTTACGGCAAAGGGGTCGAAATCGAGACCTCGTTTACGAACCGGGCCAAGGACCATCGCGTACGGGCGTTGTTCCCTACGGATTTATCGACGAAGCGGCATCGGGCGGATTCGATCTTCGAAGTGGCGGCGCGCGATAACGAGCCTTCCGCCGAATGGACGAATCCGAGCTATTGCCATCATCAGCAGGCGTTCGTCGACGTAAGCGACGAGCGCGGCGGGCTGACGATCGCGAACCTCGGATTGCATGAATACGAAATCGCACGGGACGGACGCAATACGATCGCGGTCACCTTGCTCCGCTCGGTTGCGGAATTAGGCGATTGGGGCGTGTTCCCGACGCCGGAAGCGCAATGCCTCGGAGACCACGCGTTCCGCTTGGAGATCATTCCGCACGCCGGAGACGGCGCTCGGACGGGCGCTTATGCGGAGGCCTACCAATTCCAAGCGCCGTGGACCGTATGCCAGACCGGCGTGCATCCGGGCGCCGTCGCATCGGGCTATGCTCCGATTCGTTGGGAAGGAGACGGAGTCGCGTTCTCCTCGCTCAAGTTCAGCGAAGACAGCGGGGATGCGACCGTTCGTTGGTATAACCTGACCGGGGAGGCTTCCGATGTCGCTCTCGATCTCGGCCAAGGCGTCGAACAAGCCTACAAGAGCGACGTCTTGGAGCGAGTCGGCGACATTGTGGTGACGGATGCCGAAGGCCGTTGCACGCTGTCGATCGGACCTTGCGAAATCATGACGATCGGTTTCCATAAGAAATAA
- a CDS encoding alpha-amylase family protein codes for MKDTIIFYDVEFPGAEHARPDPDALRAIGTVVGARELSAALRASSGGCFVTLHAPYFPKAAWEDILAYLARGGGLISVGGAPFKRPVLESGGLWAAEPEQTAYHRELRIHETLAVDSSPIDRFEALGDVPIFAGKESLFAPAETWNLVPHVSKSSDLPHQMGSAGPMDAHLYPVLKGISAAGREVAAPAVLWEHTKGEFAGGRWLFVTQPAEARFWANGGVDALAEWAEYCAAGATELWLKPNYASYELGERPMLTLQTQRLGRLGGSEPKEWTFAITVWHASNAAEPVWRRELSVLATERQSITRVTVPIGVERGFYRVECVAVSADGETRTLRQGFWGRDEAMLAEGTPVSAGRDYFEKDGKPLPVVGMTYMTSDVARKFLFLPNAAVWDRDMAQMRKAGINWIRTGIWTAYRNIMQVDGHASEEALRSIDAFLMTAKKHDLQVTFTFFSFTPETWEGVNPYLDPRSVEAQKRFIQSIVSRHKDTTNVDWDLINEPSMFDPARIFSNGPRSCRDRFEQEAFSAWLKERHGDIEALQARWNMTPGQLPNFDAARLPEPEEINFDVQDMHQGKRGTRWLDYALFSMEMHNRWAKQLYDAIKAECPRHLVTVGQDEALGAQRPSPFFYAEAVDYTTVHSWWLNDHLVWDGIFAKTAEKPNLIQETGIMYVETPEGRAKRSELELRNILERKYAYAFAAGGAGAVQWIWNTNFYMDNANESHIGALRADGTEKPEANVSYDFGRFMNEIRELFRGRRLEDVAVVFPYSNDFSNRKLAFDATTRLTRALAYELKVPFRAVGEYHLDALEQAPAKLIMVPSPHNMDDAAFAKLTDIADRTGAVLLLTGPAGLDAYWRTSERLTRTLGRRGLRNVLREEALDVGGEIVPASFGNRRIAEAWKEVPAEPSSEAADRVLDVPLGGGRLVWSPLPVELNDRSEPILALYRYALRAAGCGSDLEWLEGGRLPGVYGRKLRFDEGSLLIFVSEFGHDAAVKVKDPETNRTYSFLLAKERSVLFACDADGRVTAAYRPEEVAIAVDGE; via the coding sequence ATGAAGGATACGATTATATTCTACGACGTCGAGTTTCCGGGCGCGGAGCATGCGCGTCCGGATCCGGACGCGCTGCGGGCGATCGGCACGGTGGTCGGCGCGCGCGAGCTGTCGGCGGCGCTTCGCGCCTCTTCCGGCGGATGCTTCGTGACGCTGCATGCGCCGTATTTTCCGAAAGCGGCTTGGGAAGACATCCTTGCGTATCTCGCTCGAGGCGGCGGATTGATCAGCGTCGGCGGAGCGCCTTTCAAGCGGCCCGTCCTGGAGTCCGGCGGCCTGTGGGCGGCGGAGCCGGAACAAACCGCCTACCACCGGGAGCTGCGCATCCACGAGACGCTTGCCGTCGATTCGAGCCCGATCGATCGCTTCGAGGCGCTGGGCGACGTCCCGATCTTCGCCGGGAAGGAATCGTTGTTCGCGCCGGCGGAGACGTGGAACTTGGTCCCTCACGTCTCCAAGAGCAGCGATCTTCCGCATCAGATGGGTTCGGCGGGACCGATGGACGCTCATCTGTATCCGGTGCTGAAGGGGATTTCCGCGGCGGGACGCGAAGTCGCCGCACCCGCGGTGCTGTGGGAGCATACGAAAGGCGAGTTCGCGGGAGGACGCTGGTTGTTCGTCACTCAACCGGCGGAGGCGCGGTTTTGGGCGAACGGAGGCGTCGACGCATTAGCCGAATGGGCCGAGTATTGCGCGGCGGGCGCGACCGAGCTTTGGCTGAAGCCGAACTATGCTTCCTACGAGCTCGGCGAACGGCCGATGCTGACGCTGCAGACGCAGCGTCTCGGGCGGCTTGGCGGTTCGGAGCCGAAGGAATGGACGTTCGCCATAACCGTATGGCATGCGTCGAACGCGGCGGAGCCCGTATGGCGTCGGGAGCTGTCCGTCTTGGCGACGGAGCGGCAGAGCATTACCCGCGTGACGGTTCCGATCGGCGTCGAGCGAGGGTTTTACCGGGTGGAATGCGTTGCCGTCTCGGCGGACGGGGAAACGCGCACGCTCCGTCAAGGCTTCTGGGGACGCGACGAGGCGATGCTTGCGGAAGGAACTCCCGTGTCGGCCGGTCGGGATTATTTCGAGAAGGACGGCAAGCCGCTTCCGGTCGTCGGGATGACGTATATGACGTCCGACGTGGCGCGGAAGTTTTTGTTTTTGCCGAACGCGGCCGTCTGGGATCGGGACATGGCGCAGATGCGCAAGGCGGGGATCAATTGGATTCGTACCGGAATCTGGACCGCTTATCGCAATATCATGCAGGTCGACGGCCATGCGTCGGAGGAGGCGCTTCGCTCGATCGACGCCTTCCTGATGACGGCGAAGAAGCATGATCTCCAGGTGACGTTCACGTTCTTCTCGTTCACGCCGGAGACTTGGGAAGGGGTCAACCCTTATTTGGATCCGCGCAGCGTGGAAGCGCAGAAGCGGTTCATCCAATCGATCGTCTCCCGCCACAAGGATACGACGAACGTCGATTGGGACTTGATCAACGAGCCTTCCATGTTCGACCCGGCGCGCATCTTCTCGAACGGTCCGCGGTCCTGCCGCGATCGATTCGAGCAAGAGGCGTTCTCCGCATGGCTGAAGGAGCGGCACGGCGACATCGAAGCGCTGCAGGCGCGATGGAATATGACGCCGGGGCAGCTTCCGAATTTCGACGCCGCCCGCCTGCCGGAGCCCGAAGAGATTAACTTCGACGTCCAAGATATGCATCAGGGGAAGAGAGGGACGCGCTGGCTCGATTATGCGTTGTTTTCGATGGAGATGCACAATCGGTGGGCGAAGCAGCTCTACGACGCGATCAAAGCGGAGTGTCCGCGCCATCTCGTGACGGTAGGGCAGGACGAAGCGTTGGGCGCTCAGCGTCCGTCCCCATTCTTCTATGCCGAGGCGGTCGATTATACGACGGTCCATTCATGGTGGCTTAACGACCACCTGGTCTGGGACGGCATCTTCGCCAAGACGGCGGAGAAGCCGAATTTGATCCAGGAAACCGGGATCATGTACGTGGAGACGCCGGAGGGACGCGCCAAGCGGTCGGAGCTCGAGCTGCGGAACATTCTCGAGCGGAAGTACGCCTATGCATTCGCCGCCGGCGGCGCCGGCGCGGTACAATGGATCTGGAACACGAACTTCTATATGGATAACGCGAACGAGTCCCATATCGGCGCCTTGCGCGCCGACGGCACGGAGAAGCCGGAGGCGAACGTCTCGTACGACTTCGGGCGGTTCATGAACGAGATCCGGGAGCTGTTCCGAGGTCGCCGGCTGGAGGATGTGGCCGTCGTATTCCCGTATTCGAACGACTTCTCCAATCGAAAGCTGGCGTTCGACGCCACGACGCGGCTGACGCGCGCGTTGGCTTACGAGCTGAAGGTGCCGTTCCGCGCGGTAGGGGAATATCACCTCGACGCGCTGGAGCAAGCGCCCGCGAAGCTGATCATGGTGCCGAGCCCGCACAATATGGACGACGCCGCGTTCGCGAAGCTGACGGACATCGCCGATCGCACCGGCGCCGTCCTGCTGCTCACCGGACCCGCCGGGCTCGACGCGTATTGGCGAACGTCCGAGCGGCTGACGCGGACGCTGGGCCGCCGCGGCTTGCGCAACGTGCTGCGGGAGGAGGCGCTCGACGTCGGGGGCGAGATCGTCCCGGCGTCGTTCGGGAACCGACGGATCGCCGAAGCGTGGAAGGAGGTTCCGGCGGAGCCGTCTTCGGAGGCGGCCGACCGCGTGCTCGACGTTCCGCTCGGCGGCGGGCGGCTCGTCTGGAGTCCGCTGCCGGTAGAGCTGAACGACCGGTCGGAGCCGATCCTCGCGCTGTATCGGTACGCGCTGCGCGCGGCCGGCTGCGGGAGCGACCTGGAATGGCTGGAAGGCGGGCGCCTTCCCGGCGTATACGGTAGGAAGCTTCGATTCGACGAAGGATCGCTCCTGATCTTCGTATCGGAATTCGGGCACGACGCGGCCGTGAAGGTGAAGGACCCGGAGACGAACCGCACGTACTCGTTCCTGTTGGCGAAGGAACGCTCCGTGCTGTTCGCATGCGACGCGGACGGCCGAGTGACGGCCGCGTACCGCCCGGAGGAAGTAGCGATCGCCGTCGACGGCGAGTAA
- a CDS encoding glycoside hydrolase family 125 protein yields the protein MEQFRLPKIPMPELPLPESIQAVCREAEEKLAHRPKLLRQFLNCFPNTLTTTTKLTDDGTTFVITGDIPAMWLRDSVEQVVHYLPFAKRDADLQRIVGGLIRRHIEMILIDPYANAFNETANDWHWNATDETEMSPWVWERKFELDSICFTIRLAYLYWQETERTDIFDANFKKAMLRIVDLWKTEQRHFELSPYRFARDNGIPTDSLRNGGLGMPVNYTGMIWSGFRSSDDACDFHYNIPANMFAAVALRYMREMAEWVFRDMALVKELTKLEADVDHGIQLYGIYRHPEFGPIYAYETDGFGNYCLMDDAGTPGLMSIPYLGYAAADDPIYRNTRRFALSKSNPFYYEGKAAKGIGSPHTPPGYIWHMALSMQGLTATTAEEKLETIAMLEATDADTGYMHEGFHADDPTSFTRKWFAWSNSLFSQLVYRAMKEGIL from the coding sequence ATGGAACAATTTAGATTACCGAAAATTCCGATGCCGGAGCTGCCGCTGCCCGAATCGATCCAAGCCGTGTGCCGGGAAGCGGAAGAGAAGCTGGCTCATCGTCCGAAGCTGCTTCGCCAGTTTTTGAACTGCTTTCCCAACACGCTGACGACGACGACCAAGCTGACCGACGACGGAACGACGTTCGTCATTACGGGGGATATCCCGGCGATGTGGCTTCGCGATTCCGTGGAGCAGGTCGTGCATTATCTTCCGTTCGCGAAGCGGGACGCGGACCTGCAGCGGATCGTCGGCGGCTTGATTCGGCGGCATATCGAGATGATCCTCATCGATCCTTATGCGAACGCGTTCAACGAAACGGCGAACGATTGGCACTGGAACGCGACCGACGAGACGGAGATGTCGCCTTGGGTGTGGGAGCGCAAATTCGAGCTCGATTCCATCTGCTTCACGATTCGCCTGGCGTATTTGTATTGGCAGGAAACCGAAAGAACGGACATCTTCGACGCGAACTTCAAGAAAGCGATGCTGAGAATCGTAGATTTATGGAAAACGGAGCAGCGCCACTTCGAGCTCTCGCCGTACCGCTTCGCGCGGGATAACGGCATCCCGACGGACTCGCTGCGCAACGGCGGGCTGGGGATGCCGGTCAATTACACAGGCATGATCTGGTCCGGCTTCCGCTCCAGCGACGACGCTTGCGATTTCCACTACAACATTCCCGCCAACATGTTCGCCGCGGTCGCGCTGCGATACATGCGCGAGATGGCGGAGTGGGTGTTCCGGGATATGGCGCTCGTGAAGGAGCTGACGAAGCTGGAGGCGGACGTGGATCACGGGATTCAATTATACGGCATCTATCGGCATCCGGAATTCGGGCCGATCTATGCCTACGAAACCGACGGATTCGGCAACTACTGCCTGATGGACGACGCCGGCACGCCGGGTCTGATGTCTATCCCGTATCTCGGCTACGCGGCGGCGGACGATCCGATCTATCGCAATACGCGCAGATTCGCCCTGAGCAAGAGCAATCCGTTCTATTACGAGGGGAAAGCGGCGAAGGGGATCGGCAGCCCGCACACGCCGCCCGGCTACATCTGGCATATGGCGTTGTCGATGCAGGGGTTAACGGCGACGACGGCGGAAGAGAAGCTTGAGACGATCGCGATGCTGGAGGCGACGGATGCGGATACGGGGTATATGCATGAGGGCTTCCATGCGGACGATCCGACGAGCTTTACGCGGAAATGGTTCGCCTGGTCCAACAGTCTGTTTTCGCAGCTAGTGTACCGCGCGATGAAAGAAGGGATCTTGTGA